The Lepisosteus oculatus isolate fLepOcu1 chromosome 4, fLepOcu1.hap2, whole genome shotgun sequence genome window below encodes:
- the asah2 gene encoding neutral ceramidase, with amino-acid sequence MARKAERGVFSTLEVFFLVLFVLMTGVAAGLAVVMAVSWNGEKSHGKLDPSQMPPKTTYLIGVGRADCTGPVADIPLMGYASSEQTAAGIHTRLYSRAFIVDDWTQRVVFVSADIGMVSQRLRLEVLKKLQAKYGDLYRQDNVVLSGTHTHSGPAGYFQYTLFMITSKGYIKPSIQAIVNGIVKSIEIAHLNLKPGRIFMNKGEVENSNLNRSPLSYLRNPPEERQRYGSNTDKQLLVLKFVDLDGDGLGMLSWFAVHPVSMNNTNRMVSSDNLGYASYLFEQEKNGGSLPGQGPFVAAFSSSNQGDVTPNTRGPHCLNTGESCENLNSSCPIGGTQMCLAFGPGADMFESTKIIGENIYRKAKELYRTARQEVHGPIGAAHQWVNMTDITVQLNSTHTGQTCKPALGHSFAAGTIDGVGGLNFTQGSVEGDPFWDGIRDALLGAPSDETINCHKPKPILFSTGEMTKPLPWHPDIVDVQIITVGSLAIVAVPGEVTTMGGRRIREAVKNEMEFEGRLKNMEVVIAGLCNVYTHYITTYEEYQIQRYEGASNIYGPHSLSAYIQLFRGLARAIAENKVSELLKGPEPPYFKDSQLISLLPLVPVDKKPANTSFGEVLEQVLPSYGLGEVVKVTFVSGNPRNSGDIAEKSFLTVEQYENMTQQWIVVHTDASWETRFHWIKGSGALSNVTVEWHIPTSALPGSYRVRHFGHYKERKGLTTVIKPYEGTSDMFTVHN; translated from the exons ATGGCACGCAAGGCAGAGCGAGGTGTGTTCAGCACCCTGGAAGTGTTTTTCCTAGTGCTGTTCGTGCTGATGACTGGAGTGGCAGCGGGGCTCGCTGTAGTCATGGCCGTCAGCTGGAACGGCGAGAAAA GTCATGGGAAACTTGATCCGAGTCAAATGCCTCCCAAGACCACCTATCTGATTGGTGTAGGCCGAGCCGACTGTACAGGACCCGTTGCTGACATACCCCTG ATGGGATATGCCAGCTCAGAGCAGACAGCTGCTGGGATTCACACAAGACTCTACAGCCGGGCCTTTATAGTGGATGATTGGACCCAGCGCGTGGTGTTTGTGAGTGCCGATATTGGCATGGTCTCTCAGAGGCTGAGACTGGAG GTGTTGAAGAAACTGCAGGCGAAGTATGGTGACCTCTACAGACAAGACAATGTTGTCCTGAGTGGTACTCACACTCACTCAGGCCCTGCTGGCTACTTCCAGTACACTCTCTTCATGATCACCAGCAAAGGCTACATCAAGCCCTCCATCCAAGCCATCGTGAATGGGATAGTAAAG AGCATTGAGATTGCCCATCTCAATTTGAAACCTGGGAGAATCTTTATGAACAAAGGAGAAGTTGAAAACAGCAACCTTAACAGGAGTCCACTTTCATACTTGAGAAATCCCCCTGAAGAAAGGCAAAG GTATGGATCCAACACAGACAAAcagctgctggtgctgaaaTTTGTTGACCTCGATGGTGATGGGCTTGGCATGCTGAG ctGGTTCGCCGTCCATCCTGTCAGCATGAATAACACCAATCGCATGGTGAGCAGTGACAACTTGGGTTACGCCTCGTACTTATTCGAACAGGAGAAAAATGGCGGCTCTTTGCCTGGGCAG GGCCCATTTGTTGCAGCTTTCTCTTCCAGCAATCAGGGTGATGTTACTCCAAACACCAGAGGTCCTCACTGCCTTAACACAGGAGAGTCGTGCGAGAATCTGAACAGCTCTTGTCCCATTGGTGGG ACGCAAATGTGCCTTGCCTTCGGTCCAGGTGCAGACATGTTTGAAAGCACTAAGATTATTGGAGAGAACATCTACAGAAAAGCTAAG GAACTATACAGAACAGCTCGACAGGAAGTTCATGGACCCATCGGCGCAGCTCACCAGTGGGTGAACATGACAGATATAACAGTCCAGCTCAAttccacacacaca gGTCAAACCTGCAAACCCGCACTGGGCCACAGTTTTGCTGCTGGTACCATAGATGGAGTGGGAGGACTGAATTTTACACAAG GGTCAGTAGAAGGGGATCCATTTTGGGATGGTATTCGGGATGCTCTGTTAGGAGCACCTTCAGATGAAACCATAAACTGTCACAAACCGAAACCTATACTCTTCAGCACTGGTGAG ATGACTAAGCCTCTCCCTTGGCACCCTGACATCGTCGATGTTCAGATTATTACTGTCGGATCTTTGGCAATTGTAGCTGTCCCTGGTGAAGTGAC caCTATGGGAGGAAGGAGGATAAGGGAAGCAGTCAAAAAT GAAATGGAGTTTGAAGGGCGTCTTAAAAACATGGAGGTGGTCATTGCTGGGCTCTGCAATGTCTACACACACTACATTACCACCTATGAAGAGTACCAG ATCCAGAGATATGAAGGAGCTTCCAACATTTACGGACCCCACAGCCTCTCAGCTTACATTCAGCTTTTCAGAGGCCTGGCCAGAGCCATTGCTGAG AATAAAGTGAGTGAGTTGCTGAAAGGTCCTGAGCCTCCATACTTCAAGGACAGCCAGCTGATCTCGTTGTTGCCCTTAGTCCCCGTGGACAAAAAGCCTGCCAACACTTCATTTGGAGAAGTGCTGGAACAAGTCCTGCCATCTTATGGACTG GGAGAGGTGGTGAAAGTGACATTTGTCAGTGGAAATCCCAGAAATTCTGGTGACATT GCTGAGAAGAGCTTCCTCACAGTGGAGCAATATGAGAACATGACGCAGCAGTGGATTGTGGTTCACACTGATGCTTCATGGGAGACAAG GTTTCACTGGATTAAGGGCAGTGGAGCCTTGAGCAACGTGACAGTGGAATGGCACATCCCTACCTCGGCTCTTCCCGGCTCTTACAGAGTCAGGCACTTTGGTCACTATAAAGAACGGAAAGGCCTCACCACGGTGATAAAGCCATACGAGGGAACCTCTGATATGTTTACAGTCCACAACTGA